In one window of Patescibacteria group bacterium DNA:
- a CDS encoding phage holin family protein, which translates to MKKILRTILFNIVGIYLASQILEGLSYNGVIKVLVLAGIALTLAGFIVKPIIKIITLPINFITLGIFSWLIDVFILYLVTVFVPKFTISSFAFSGFSYNGFSIPFMSFSLFWAFVLCSFVISILVGIFKYICD; encoded by the coding sequence ATGAAAAAAATTTTGCGGACAATTTTATTTAATATTGTGGGTATTTATTTAGCAAGCCAGATACTTGAGGGGCTTTCTTATAACGGCGTCATCAAAGTTCTGGTTTTGGCAGGTATTGCTTTAACATTAGCGGGATTTATTGTTAAACCGATAATTAAAATAATAACTCTGCCTATAAACTTTATTACTCTTGGCATATTCTCTTGGCTTATAGATGTGTTCATTTTGTATCTGGTTACGGTTTTCGTTCCCAAATTTACCATATCCTCGTTTGCTTTTAGCGGTTTTTCTTATAATGGTTTTTCAATTCCGTTTATGTCTTTTTCGCTATTTTGGGCTTTTGTTTTATGCTCTTTTGTAATATCTATATTAGTTGGTATTTTTAAATATATATGCGATTAA